In the genome of Deinococcus sp. QL22, one region contains:
- a CDS encoding VOC family protein → MNLSIHQTFLPHTDAAASLAFYRDTLGFTVHNDVGYNGLHWITVGPAGQPSTSIVLFPPQATPGITDNERRTVAELMAKGSYATIVLATTDLDGTFDRVQASSAEVVQEPTLQPYGVRDCAFRDPAGNLIRIQEVSVPPSGTQA, encoded by the coding sequence ATGAACCTCTCCATTCACCAGACGTTCCTGCCGCACACCGACGCCGCTGCCTCACTGGCCTTCTACCGCGACACCCTCGGCTTCACCGTACACAACGACGTCGGGTACAACGGCCTGCACTGGATCACGGTCGGCCCCGCCGGTCAGCCCAGCACGTCCATCGTGCTCTTTCCGCCTCAGGCCACGCCGGGCATCACCGACAACGAGCGCCGCACCGTGGCCGAACTGATGGCCAAGGGCAGCTATGCCACCATTGTTCTGGCCACCACCGACCTCGACGGCACCTTTGACCGGGTGCAGGCCAGCAGCGCCGAAGTCGTTCAGGAACCAACGCTCCAACCGTACGGGGTGCGGGACTGCGCCTTCCGTGATCCCGCAGGGAACTTGATCCGCATTCAGGAGGTTTCGGTACCACCCAGTGGAACTCAGGCCTGA
- a CDS encoding tetratricopeptide repeat protein — MTRQSRSLPRYDTDSPASSSIALRLEGLHAAATALLHTDPRRALPLAREYAQQAQTVGSLVAQAKAEVLLGQSLLVCGELPEALVRLRVAIQLYGELADPLEQANAEELAGKVCLNLGELDEADQLLHAAINRVSHLQNIPAQATRATALNHLAGVQHTQGKVAEALTSLRRALNIWEEQSHFVGQIYCLINLGNIQTWLGQYSEAVASLSQAYTLNQKHLNDSRSQASVLHNLARVHYLKGDSDLAIELMHSACQSAEITQDPLIQASTQLNLGTFYLETGQFLEARTHLEAALGLSRQTSYRAGEMSTLDSLGLLAEQTGDMAEAQQSYQQALEIAQEIGDPQGELEARLHLGKLYFQQRASSPALTQLSVALELAVQTQSPKEEGEIHEALLQLHETQQDFQLALHHATALLRIERELFNAESDRQTRNLSIQFEVERARHEAAVYKLRTEVEQEARQAAERLVQERTSELSRAQHEVVTRLAMAAEYRDDTTGEHTRRVGRATTNCPRPRLVRTAGRRARHCGAAP; from the coding sequence TTGACCCGCCAGAGTAGAAGTTTGCCTCGGTACGACACGGATTCTCCAGCCAGCTCATCCATTGCTTTACGGCTGGAAGGATTGCATGCGGCAGCAACCGCTCTCCTCCATACTGACCCGAGGCGGGCCCTGCCTCTGGCGCGTGAATATGCTCAACAGGCCCAAACTGTAGGATCACTGGTGGCGCAGGCCAAAGCCGAAGTGCTGTTGGGTCAGTCTTTGTTGGTCTGCGGTGAACTGCCGGAAGCACTCGTCCGGCTCCGTGTCGCCATCCAACTGTACGGGGAGTTAGCAGATCCGTTAGAGCAGGCAAACGCTGAAGAATTGGCGGGGAAAGTCTGCCTCAATCTCGGGGAACTTGATGAAGCCGACCAACTGCTCCATGCCGCGATCAACCGCGTCAGTCATCTTCAAAATATCCCAGCGCAAGCCACGCGCGCCACGGCCTTAAATCATTTAGCTGGAGTTCAGCACACTCAGGGCAAGGTGGCCGAAGCCCTCACTTCACTGCGTAGAGCGCTGAATATTTGGGAAGAGCAGAGCCATTTCGTTGGACAGATCTATTGCCTGATCAACCTGGGAAACATTCAAACATGGCTGGGGCAATACTCCGAAGCAGTGGCAAGTTTATCGCAAGCCTACACGCTCAATCAAAAGCATTTGAATGACTCAAGGTCGCAGGCGTCTGTCCTGCACAATCTTGCCCGGGTTCATTATTTAAAAGGTGACAGCGACCTCGCGATTGAACTGATGCACTCTGCCTGTCAATCAGCAGAGATCACTCAAGATCCATTGATACAGGCGTCCACTCAACTTAATCTGGGCACCTTCTATTTAGAAACTGGCCAGTTCCTGGAGGCCCGTACCCACCTGGAGGCGGCGCTGGGCCTCAGCCGCCAGACCAGCTACCGCGCCGGGGAAATGTCGACGCTCGACAGCCTAGGACTCTTGGCGGAACAGACCGGGGACATGGCTGAAGCTCAGCAAAGCTACCAGCAAGCCCTCGAGATTGCCCAAGAAATCGGCGATCCACAGGGCGAGTTGGAGGCCCGCCTGCATCTGGGCAAGCTGTATTTTCAGCAGCGGGCCTCAAGCCCTGCCTTGACACAGCTCAGCGTGGCGCTGGAACTTGCCGTTCAAACCCAGTCTCCAAAAGAGGAAGGGGAGATTCACGAAGCCTTGCTGCAGCTGCACGAAACGCAGCAAGATTTTCAGCTGGCCTTGCATCACGCCACAGCCCTGCTGCGCATCGAGCGCGAGCTATTTAACGCCGAGAGTGACCGGCAGACCCGCAACCTCAGCATCCAATTCGAAGTCGAGCGTGCCCGACACGAAGCCGCCGTTTACAAACTCCGGACAGAAGTCGAACAGGAGGCCCGTCAGGCCGCTGAACGACTGGTGCAGGAGCGCACCTCTGAGTTGTCCCGCGCCCAGCATGAAGTGGTGACCCGGTTGGCTATGGCCGCAGAATACCGCGACGACACCACTGGGGAGCATACCCGGCGTGTGGGGCGAGCCACCACGAATTGCCCGCGCCCTCGGCTGGTCAGAACGGCGGGCAGGCGTGCTCGGCATTGCGGCGCGGCTCCATGA
- a CDS encoding helix-turn-helix transcriptional regulator: MTAPSAAPSHLHDLARLRRVRDRIDRDYAQPLDVEALAHGIQMSAGHLSRQFRLAYGESPYSYLMIRRIERAMALLRRGDLRVTDVCFEVGCRSLGTFSTRFTELVGMSPSAYRLHAAGGTAGLPPCVAKQVTRPIRNREAPNLTSSLE, from the coding sequence ATGACTGCGCCATCCGCCGCACCATCGCATCTGCACGACCTCGCGCGTCTGCGGCGTGTGCGAGACCGGATCGACCGGGACTATGCACAGCCCCTGGACGTTGAGGCGCTCGCCCACGGCATCCAGATGTCCGCTGGGCACCTCAGCCGCCAGTTCCGGCTGGCCTATGGGGAATCTCCGTACAGCTACCTGATGATACGGCGGATTGAGCGCGCCATGGCCCTGCTGCGCCGAGGCGACCTCCGTGTTACCGACGTCTGTTTTGAGGTTGGCTGCCGGTCACTGGGCACCTTCAGCACCCGCTTCACCGAGTTGGTCGGAATGTCCCCCAGCGCTTACCGACTGCACGCTGCGGGCGGCACGGCGGGACTGCCGCCCTGCGTGGCCAAGCAAGTCACGAGACCGATCAGGAATCGAGAAGCACCAAACTTAACATCAAGCCTAGAGTGA
- a CDS encoding acetyl-CoA carboxylase carboxyltransferase subunit alpha produces the protein MSAPPDHATHATLKAQPRNLHKTAEETGANLDAITVQQQTQPQKLQGLLNVGISRWERVQLARAPGRPTALDYVELLATEFTELHGDRVYGDDPALIGGPARWQGRPVMLLLQQKGRDTKDRIKRRFGSSNPEGYRKAVRLMDLADKFGLPIVCLIDTQGAYPGIAAEERGQGWAIAESIQRMVRLKVPVVCAVIGEGGSGGALAVGVGNRVLIMENAWYSVISPEGAASIIWKDAAKAPEAAEALKLTAPDLLELGIVEEVILEPAGGAHLDAAASAASLGEAVSRHLDELALLSPEELRSRRSTRFRALGTFVEGQSS, from the coding sequence GTGAGTGCCCCGCCGGACCACGCCACGCATGCCACGCTGAAGGCCCAACCGAGGAATCTCCACAAGACGGCAGAGGAGACTGGCGCGAACCTGGACGCCATCACGGTTCAGCAGCAGACTCAGCCCCAGAAGCTCCAGGGTCTGCTGAACGTCGGCATCAGCCGCTGGGAACGGGTGCAGCTTGCCCGCGCTCCGGGTCGGCCCACCGCGCTGGACTACGTGGAACTGCTGGCGACGGAATTCACCGAACTGCACGGTGACCGGGTGTACGGCGATGATCCAGCATTGATCGGTGGACCAGCCCGCTGGCAGGGGCGGCCGGTCATGCTGCTGCTTCAGCAAAAAGGCCGTGATACCAAGGACAGAATCAAGAGGCGGTTTGGCAGCAGCAACCCCGAGGGCTACCGCAAGGCGGTTCGCCTGATGGATCTAGCAGACAAGTTCGGCCTGCCGATCGTCTGCCTGATTGATACCCAAGGCGCCTATCCCGGCATTGCGGCTGAGGAGCGGGGTCAGGGCTGGGCGATTGCTGAGAGCATCCAGCGCATGGTCCGTCTGAAGGTTCCCGTCGTGTGTGCGGTGATCGGTGAGGGCGGCAGTGGCGGAGCGCTGGCTGTGGGCGTCGGCAACCGGGTGCTCATCATGGAGAATGCGTGGTACAGCGTCATTTCTCCTGAAGGAGCGGCCAGCATCATCTGGAAGGATGCGGCCAAAGCGCCGGAGGCTGCTGAGGCCCTGAAACTGACCGCACCCGACCTGCTGGAGCTGGGCATTGTGGAGGAAGTCATTCTAGAGCCAGCAGGCGGAGCCCATCTCGACGCTGCGGCCAGCGCCGCCTCTCTAGGCGAAGCCGTGTCGCGTCATCTGGATGAACTGGCTCTCCTCAGTCCGGAAGAGCTGCGCTCCCGGCGCAGCACACGTTTCCGGGCACTGGGCACCTTTGTGGAAGGCCAGAGCAGCTGA
- a CDS encoding S8 family serine peptidase: MSVPLQSGDTPSSLTSTLGGEVVTWDDTGCAASNAESCFALLGMSGATTLKAQGLQALSTQRGRNVYMESNRDVFSGGGTLTATMSGSRGIWIGGNFLAWSGGSRGIWIGGMYNVIPENTQNWRKIELEKAQMMAPNLGAGVTVAVIDTGIDLKHSAFQGSLSDPSTWRDFYAADNVPQEEGTLGVGGFGHGTNVAGIILQVAPKAKIMPLRVLGPDGSGDVATVASAIDWATAKGARIINLSLGSEDNSRVVQEAIARATARNVLIVSSAGNANVSSITYPAATATLGINSLSVGSVNLSDIKSSFSNYASQLELVAPGENVFAPAPGELLAAWSGTSQAAPMVAGGLALAFGQTLVVPISDVTKKLAENAFDVYNNGANQAYKDQLGIKGRLDLVKFLENTIKY; encoded by the coding sequence GTGAGTGTGCCTCTGCAGAGCGGCGACACGCCGAGCAGTCTCACCAGCACTCTGGGTGGCGAGGTGGTGACGTGGGACGACACGGGTTGTGCCGCATCCAACGCCGAATCCTGCTTCGCATTACTTGGCATGAGCGGCGCGACCACCCTCAAGGCCCAGGGTCTGCAGGCGCTGAGCACTCAGCGGGGCCGGAACGTGTATATGGAATCCAACCGGGACGTCTTTAGCGGCGGCGGCACCCTAACGGCGACCATGAGCGGGTCACGTGGCATCTGGATTGGTGGCAACTTCTTAGCCTGGAGTGGCGGTTCTCGAGGCATTTGGATTGGCGGTATGTACAACGTCATTCCTGAAAACACCCAGAACTGGCGCAAGATTGAACTGGAGAAGGCCCAGATGATGGCCCCCAATTTGGGCGCGGGCGTCACGGTCGCTGTAATTGACACCGGGATCGATCTCAAGCACTCGGCCTTCCAAGGCTCGCTGTCCGATCCTTCCACTTGGCGCGATTTTTACGCCGCTGACAACGTGCCTCAGGAAGAAGGCACACTCGGCGTCGGCGGGTTTGGACACGGCACCAATGTCGCTGGCATCATTTTGCAAGTAGCTCCCAAAGCCAAAATTATGCCACTACGAGTCTTGGGGCCAGATGGGTCTGGAGACGTCGCGACAGTCGCCAGCGCCATTGACTGGGCCACGGCCAAAGGTGCGCGAATCATCAACCTGTCGCTGGGCAGCGAGGACAATTCCAGGGTCGTGCAAGAAGCTATTGCGCGGGCTACGGCCAGAAACGTGCTGATCGTCTCATCGGCCGGCAATGCCAACGTCAGTAGCATTACCTACCCCGCTGCCACCGCTACGTTAGGCATCAACTCGCTGAGCGTCGGCAGTGTCAATCTCAGCGATATCAAGTCCAGCTTCTCCAACTACGCGTCTCAACTGGAACTCGTGGCCCCCGGCGAAAACGTGTTTGCCCCAGCTCCCGGCGAACTGCTGGCGGCCTGGAGCGGCACATCACAGGCGGCCCCCATGGTGGCTGGAGGTCTGGCCCTCGCGTTTGGCCAAACCCTGGTGGTGCCCATCAGTGATGTCACCAAAAAATTAGCTGAGAACGCATTTGATGTGTACAACAACGGAGCCAATCAAGCGTACAAGGATCAGCTCGGGATTAAGGGTCGCCTGGATCTGGTGAAATTTCTAGAGAACACCATCAAGTACTGA